Proteins encoded in a region of the Tribolium castaneum strain GA2 chromosome 7, icTriCast1.1, whole genome shotgun sequence genome:
- the LOC103314197 gene encoding receptor-type tyrosine-protein phosphatase delta isoform X1, protein MTVSYEKIIGPTLILLICNVCSHCQVFFKETHPNQKLLLSTTKIAVPDEVQDLRAINHSDTSIHLIWKQPLQMNGDFIYYVVEYQIVSDVACKGNKVSKKFKLKTRETSINVQKLVPYANYFFKVFAVNTKSHGKLRAVYHSTRGSPLLKNEECPKLKNIITNDHHVEIRFSFIDCEKIKGPVSIKITAICAEVWCKNVTKEFKYNAEQNSFTLHRLFPFVKYNLTAKCCRNKQCYTIVKNQIFKIGAQSPGPVTNLSVFAKNDNSISIRWRKPHPPNGILDHYNISYFTTKESEAKSEIVMNSPCTLWTNFHCYTLNHLKADKKYFVQVRAKNIEPQTYGQLVEINAVTKIEASKPPLNLTVKWTLQNDLQLIWCHPIEANGYITHFNISVFSENQTENHIIHTLEVLNYSFTYIHIINQTKLIPSRNYTIIIRAFNGLNGNPATTADISPPVIPFFENEPKIVFTTDTTFIVETSKIRNNAKDFKLFLLVQVDTKNIFWHPEEIKQFEEQFDFRQIAKFQILYKCSNKINPSNFTIGKNCSVQNCTTNNHLNYFLKPEISYNISLLLINTYRNKSSYKLYSFRIYTSNSLVMLKAIKNFGLSLLFLMVIIVPGVIIYARRKRKKPIIYPEIAEDYIPLREINIKGNLEIDSMKIEVSELENYIKESLKNGDLERQYLLIPQGHTKPCYCGALEANRHKNRYPDLFAYDHTRVVLRTTNDKKSDYINANYIDGYNMPRAYIATQGPKISTVDDFWRMIWQEIVQHIVMLANIYEQGKKKVEKYWPNPHEVLHYGKIKIQHFNIKVSTDFEHRIIKVTNQNITRDVHQYLFLSWQYLEVPFYSQSFITLLEKLQSIPLSTESPIVVHSSAGVGRTGTIILCDICLRMAAEENSVDIFGTLYQLRDQRPNLVKNVEQFKLAHLVILDYLVGRRTGTPCSKIEKTKNFLKSEELNTQLNYLKNIAWWDEMALHHLLSAIPAKIFNQFITIQQPECNMVGKFWKLVHEKEILLIVSLNNSKIWSFQETNLLNPVDYLMLKYIKTKSYKFYDIIILHMYIRDIKEYRVVEIVSVKEWPAKKLCPKNIVNFLSFWEKTYEKFKKSNQVLITCFDGVAACGLYIAMTFVLEKIKLEHICDVCQGVRVVRCINSEFVTSEKQLAFMYKAAMIYVNKFQLYSNFK, encoded by the exons ATGACTGTTAgttacgaaaaaataattggacCAACTTTGATACTTCTCATCTGTAATGTGTGTTCACAttgtcaagttttttttaaagaaactcacccaaatcaaaaattattactttcaACAACTAAAATAGCAG TTCCAGATGAAGTTCAAGATCTACGAGCAATTAATCATTCAGACACTAGTATACATTTGATTTGGAAACAACCTTTGCAAATGAATggcgattttatttattatgtgGTCGAAtatcaa ATTGTCTCAGACGTAGCTTGTAAAGGAAATAAAgtctctaaaaaatttaaacttaaaacacGTGAGACTTCAATAAATGTGCAAAAGTTAGTTCCATacgcaaattatttctttaaagtaTTTGCTGTTAACACAAAATCTCATGGAAAACTACGAGCTGTGTATCATTCAACTAGAGGATCAC ctttactcaaaaatgaagaatgtccaaaattaaaaaatattataacaaatGATCACCACGTTGAAATAAGATTTTCTTTCATTGATTGTGAAAAGATCAAAGGTCCagtttctattaaaataacaGCAATTTGTGCAGAAGTTTGGTGTAAAAACGTAACTAAAGAGTTTAAATACAACGCTGAGCAAAATTCTTTTACACTCCATAGATTATTtccttttgtaaaatataatttaacaGCTAAATGTTGCCGAAACAAACAATGCTACACCattgtaaaaaatcaaattttcaaaatcggGGCACAATCGCCAGGTCCAGTTACAAACTTGtcggtttttgcaaaaaacgacAATTCTATTTCAATCAGGTGGAGAAAACCACATCCTCCAAATGGAATTTTGGACCATTACAACATTTCGTATTTTACTACAAAAGAATCTGAGGCAAAATCAGAAATTGTAATGAATTCTCCTTGCACACTATGGACTAATTTCCACTGTTACACCTTAAACCATTTAAAGGCTGATAAAAaatacttcgtacaa GTTCGTGCCAAAAATATTGAACCACAAACATATGGCCAGCTTGTGGAAATAAATGCAGTAACCAAAATTG AAGCTTCCAAACCACCACTCAATCTCACCGTTAAATGGACCTTACAAAACGatttacaattaatttggtgtCATCCAATTGAAGCTAATGGTtatataactcatttcaacATTTCTGTATTTTCTGAAAATCAAACAGAAAACCATATTATTCACACTTTGGAAGTGTTAAACTACAGCTTTACCTACATTCACATA attAATCAAACAAAACTAATACCTTCAAGAAATTATACAATTATAATTCGAGCTTTTAACGGTTTAAATGGTAATCCTGCAACGACTGCGGATATAAGCCCTCCTGTTAttccattttttgaaaatgaaccaaaaattgtttttactacAGACACCACATTTATTGTGGAAACATCCAAAATTAGAAACAATGCCAaggattttaaattatttcttttggTACAAGTTGACACAAAGAATATTTTCTGGCATCCGGAAGAGATTAAACAGTTTGAAGAACAATTCGACTTTCGTCAAAtagcaaaatttcaaattttatataaatgcaGCAACAAAATAAATCCTTCCAATTTCACGATTGGTAAAAACTGTTCTGTACAAAATTGCACTACTAATAatcatttgaattattttctaaaacctGAAATCAGCTATAATATTTCTCTTTTGTTGATAAACACATACAGGAACAAAAGTAGTTACAAATTGTATTCCTTTCGTATTTACACTAGTAACTCTTTGGTAATGTTAAAAGCAATCAAGAACTTTGGATTAtcgttgttatttttaatggtAATAATAGTTCCCGGTGTAATAATTTATGC TAGAAGAAAGAGAAAAAAGCCGATAA tctATCCAGAAATTGCTGAAGATTATATTCCTCTAAgagaaataaatatcaaagGAAATTTAGAAATCGATTCTATGAAAATTGAAGTATCCGAACtagaaaattacattaaagaaTCATTAAAAAACGGTGACCTTGAACGTCAGTATCTG ttGATTCCTCAAGGTCACACCAAACCGTGCTATTGTGGAGCTTTGGAAGCTAATAGACATAAAAATCGATACCCGGACTTATTTGCAT atgACCATACAAGAGTAGTGCTACGGACAACTAACGACAAAAAGTCGGATTACATTAATGCCAATTATATCGAT ggTTACAACATGCCAAGAGCCTATATTGCTACTCAAGGACCTAAAATTTCCACAGTGGATGATTTTTGGAGAATGATATGGCAAGAAATCGTGCAACATATTGTTATGTTAGCCAACATTTACGAGCAAGGAAAG aaaaaagtagaaaagtACTGGCCTAACCCtcacgaagtactacattatggtaaaatcaaaatacaacattttaacattaaagttTCTACTGACTTCGAACATCGAATCATTAAAGTGACAAATCAAAATATCACCAGGGACGTCCATCAGTACCTATTCTTGTCATGGCAATATCTTGAAGTGCCTTTCTACTCCCAGTCCTTTATAACTCTTCTGGAAAAACTTCAAAGTATTCCACTTAGCACTGAATCTCCGATTGTTGTTCACAGTAGTGCAGGAGTTGGCAGAACTGGAACTATCATTTTATGTGACATTTGTTTAAGAATGGCCGCTGAAGAAAACAGTGTTGATATTTTTGGAACACTTTATCAACTTAGAGACCAAAGACCAAATCTTGTTAAGAATGTGGAACAGTTTAAGTTGGCTCATTTGGTTATTCTGGACTATTTAGTTGGAAGAAGAACAGGAACGCCATGTAGCAAAattgagaaaacaaaaaactttctaaaaaGTGAAGAATTAAacacacaattaaattatttaaaaaatattgcttgGTGGGATGAAATGGCGCTTCACCACTTGCTGTCTGCTATTCCTG caaaaatatttaatcaatttataACAATTCAACAACCTGAGTGTAACATGGTaggaaaattttggaaattagtACACGAGAAAGAAATATTGCTGATTGTTTCTTTAAACAACAGTAAAATTTGGTCCTTCCAAGAAACAAACCTACTCAATCCAGTCGATTATTTGATGCTCAAATATATTAAAACTAAATCTTATAAATTCTACGATATTATAATTCTACATATGTACATTAGGGACATCAAG GAATACCGAGTGGTAGAAATCGTTTCTGTAAAAGAATGGCCTGCCAAAAAATTGTGTCCAAAAAACATCGTaaactttttatctttttgggaaaaaacatacgaaaagttcaaaaaatctaATCAAGTCCTTATAACATGCTT TGATGGAGTTGCGGCATGTGGTCTCTATATCGCCATGACGTTTGTTTTAGAAAAGATTAAGTTGGAACATATTTGTGACGTGTGTCAGGGTGTGCGAGTTGTAAGGTGTATAAATAGTGAATTTGTCACAAGTGAAAAACAATTGGCCTTTATGTATAAAGCTGCAATGATAtacgtaaataaatttcagCTTTATTCCAATTTCAAATAA
- the LOC103314197 gene encoding receptor-type tyrosine-protein phosphatase alpha isoform X6: MLKAIKNFGLSLLFLMVIIVPGVIIYARRKRKKPIIYPEIAEDYIPLREINIKGNLEIDSMKIEVSELENYIKESLKNGDLERQYLLIPQGHTKPCYCGALEANRHKNRYPDLFAYDHTRVVLRTTNDKKSDYINANYIDGYNMPRAYIATQGPKISTVDDFWRMIWQEIVQHIVMLANIYEQGKKKVEKYWPNPHEVLHYGKIKIQHFNIKVSTDFEHRIIKVTNQNITRDVHQYLFLSWQYLEVPFYSQSFITLLEKLQSIPLSTESPIVVHSSAGVGRTGTIILCDICLRMAAEENSVDIFGTLYQLRDQRPNLVKNVEQFKLAHLVILDYLVGRRTGTPCSKIEKTKNFLKSEELNTQLNYLKNIAWWDEMALHHLLSAIPAKIFNQFITIQQPECNMVGKFWKLVHEKEILLIVSLNNSKIWSFQETNLLNPVDYLMLKYIKTKSYKFYDIIILHMYIRDIKEYRVVEIVSVKEWPAKKLCPKNIVNFLSFWEKTYEKFKKSNQVLITCFDGVAACGLYIAMTFVLEKIKLEHICDVCQGVRVVRCINSEFVTSEKQLAFMYKAAMIYVNKFQLYSNFK, encoded by the exons ATGTTAAAAGCAATCAAGAACTTTGGATTAtcgttgttatttttaatggtAATAATAGTTCCCGGTGTAATAATTTATGC TAGAAGAAAGAGAAAAAAGCCGATAA tctATCCAGAAATTGCTGAAGATTATATTCCTCTAAgagaaataaatatcaaagGAAATTTAGAAATCGATTCTATGAAAATTGAAGTATCCGAACtagaaaattacattaaagaaTCATTAAAAAACGGTGACCTTGAACGTCAGTATCTG ttGATTCCTCAAGGTCACACCAAACCGTGCTATTGTGGAGCTTTGGAAGCTAATAGACATAAAAATCGATACCCGGACTTATTTGCAT atgACCATACAAGAGTAGTGCTACGGACAACTAACGACAAAAAGTCGGATTACATTAATGCCAATTATATCGAT ggTTACAACATGCCAAGAGCCTATATTGCTACTCAAGGACCTAAAATTTCCACAGTGGATGATTTTTGGAGAATGATATGGCAAGAAATCGTGCAACATATTGTTATGTTAGCCAACATTTACGAGCAAGGAAAG aaaaaagtagaaaagtACTGGCCTAACCCtcacgaagtactacattatggtaaaatcaaaatacaacattttaacattaaagttTCTACTGACTTCGAACATCGAATCATTAAAGTGACAAATCAAAATATCACCAGGGACGTCCATCAGTACCTATTCTTGTCATGGCAATATCTTGAAGTGCCTTTCTACTCCCAGTCCTTTATAACTCTTCTGGAAAAACTTCAAAGTATTCCACTTAGCACTGAATCTCCGATTGTTGTTCACAGTAGTGCAGGAGTTGGCAGAACTGGAACTATCATTTTATGTGACATTTGTTTAAGAATGGCCGCTGAAGAAAACAGTGTTGATATTTTTGGAACACTTTATCAACTTAGAGACCAAAGACCAAATCTTGTTAAGAATGTGGAACAGTTTAAGTTGGCTCATTTGGTTATTCTGGACTATTTAGTTGGAAGAAGAACAGGAACGCCATGTAGCAAAattgagaaaacaaaaaactttctaaaaaGTGAAGAATTAAacacacaattaaattatttaaaaaatattgcttgGTGGGATGAAATGGCGCTTCACCACTTGCTGTCTGCTATTCCTG caaaaatatttaatcaatttataACAATTCAACAACCTGAGTGTAACATGGTaggaaaattttggaaattagtACACGAGAAAGAAATATTGCTGATTGTTTCTTTAAACAACAGTAAAATTTGGTCCTTCCAAGAAACAAACCTACTCAATCCAGTCGATTATTTGATGCTCAAATATATTAAAACTAAATCTTATAAATTCTACGATATTATAATTCTACATATGTACATTAGGGACATCAAG GAATACCGAGTGGTAGAAATCGTTTCTGTAAAAGAATGGCCTGCCAAAAAATTGTGTCCAAAAAACATCGTaaactttttatctttttgggaaaaaacatacgaaaagttcaaaaaatctaATCAAGTCCTTATAACATGCTT TGATGGAGTTGCGGCATGTGGTCTCTATATCGCCATGACGTTTGTTTTAGAAAAGATTAAGTTGGAACATATTTGTGACGTGTGTCAGGGTGTGCGAGTTGTAAGGTGTATAAATAGTGAATTTGTCACAAGTGAAAAACAATTGGCCTTTATGTATAAAGCTGCAATGATAtacgtaaataaatttcagCTTTATTCCAATTTCAAATAA
- the LOC103314197 gene encoding receptor-type tyrosine-protein phosphatase alpha isoform X5, which yields MENYELCIIQLEDHVRAKNIEPQTYGQLVEINAVTKIEASKPPLNLTVKWTLQNDLQLIWCHPIEANGYITHFNISVFSENQTENHIIHTLEVLNYSFTYIHIINQTKLIPSRNYTIIIRAFNGLNGNPATTADISPPVIPFFENEPKIVFTTDTTFIVETSKIRNNAKDFKLFLLVQVDTKNIFWHPEEIKQFEEQFDFRQIAKFQILYKCSNKINPSNFTIGKNCSVQNCTTNNHLNYFLKPEISYNISLLLINTYRNKSSYKLYSFRIYTSNSLVMLKAIKNFGLSLLFLMVIIVPGVIIYARRKRKKPIIYPEIAEDYIPLREINIKGNLEIDSMKIEVSELENYIKESLKNGDLERQYLLIPQGHTKPCYCGALEANRHKNRYPDLFAYDHTRVVLRTTNDKKSDYINANYIDGYNMPRAYIATQGPKISTVDDFWRMIWQEIVQHIVMLANIYEQGKKKVEKYWPNPHEVLHYGKIKIQHFNIKVSTDFEHRIIKVTNQNITRDVHQYLFLSWQYLEVPFYSQSFITLLEKLQSIPLSTESPIVVHSSAGVGRTGTIILCDICLRMAAEENSVDIFGTLYQLRDQRPNLVKNVEQFKLAHLVILDYLVGRRTGTPCSKIEKTKNFLKSEELNTQLNYLKNIAWWDEMALHHLLSAIPAKIFNQFITIQQPECNMVGKFWKLVHEKEILLIVSLNNSKIWSFQETNLLNPVDYLMLKYIKTKSYKFYDIIILHMYIRDIKEYRVVEIVSVKEWPAKKLCPKNIVNFLSFWEKTYEKFKKSNQVLITCFDGVAACGLYIAMTFVLEKIKLEHICDVCQGVRVVRCINSEFVTSEKQLAFMYKAAMIYVNKFQLYSNFK from the exons ATGGAAAACTACGAGCTGTGTATCATTCAACTAGAGGATCAC GTTCGTGCCAAAAATATTGAACCACAAACATATGGCCAGCTTGTGGAAATAAATGCAGTAACCAAAATTG AAGCTTCCAAACCACCACTCAATCTCACCGTTAAATGGACCTTACAAAACGatttacaattaatttggtgtCATCCAATTGAAGCTAATGGTtatataactcatttcaacATTTCTGTATTTTCTGAAAATCAAACAGAAAACCATATTATTCACACTTTGGAAGTGTTAAACTACAGCTTTACCTACATTCACATA attAATCAAACAAAACTAATACCTTCAAGAAATTATACAATTATAATTCGAGCTTTTAACGGTTTAAATGGTAATCCTGCAACGACTGCGGATATAAGCCCTCCTGTTAttccattttttgaaaatgaaccaaaaattgtttttactacAGACACCACATTTATTGTGGAAACATCCAAAATTAGAAACAATGCCAaggattttaaattatttcttttggTACAAGTTGACACAAAGAATATTTTCTGGCATCCGGAAGAGATTAAACAGTTTGAAGAACAATTCGACTTTCGTCAAAtagcaaaatttcaaattttatataaatgcaGCAACAAAATAAATCCTTCCAATTTCACGATTGGTAAAAACTGTTCTGTACAAAATTGCACTACTAATAatcatttgaattattttctaaaacctGAAATCAGCTATAATATTTCTCTTTTGTTGATAAACACATACAGGAACAAAAGTAGTTACAAATTGTATTCCTTTCGTATTTACACTAGTAACTCTTTGGTAATGTTAAAAGCAATCAAGAACTTTGGATTAtcgttgttatttttaatggtAATAATAGTTCCCGGTGTAATAATTTATGC TAGAAGAAAGAGAAAAAAGCCGATAA tctATCCAGAAATTGCTGAAGATTATATTCCTCTAAgagaaataaatatcaaagGAAATTTAGAAATCGATTCTATGAAAATTGAAGTATCCGAACtagaaaattacattaaagaaTCATTAAAAAACGGTGACCTTGAACGTCAGTATCTG ttGATTCCTCAAGGTCACACCAAACCGTGCTATTGTGGAGCTTTGGAAGCTAATAGACATAAAAATCGATACCCGGACTTATTTGCAT atgACCATACAAGAGTAGTGCTACGGACAACTAACGACAAAAAGTCGGATTACATTAATGCCAATTATATCGAT ggTTACAACATGCCAAGAGCCTATATTGCTACTCAAGGACCTAAAATTTCCACAGTGGATGATTTTTGGAGAATGATATGGCAAGAAATCGTGCAACATATTGTTATGTTAGCCAACATTTACGAGCAAGGAAAG aaaaaagtagaaaagtACTGGCCTAACCCtcacgaagtactacattatggtaaaatcaaaatacaacattttaacattaaagttTCTACTGACTTCGAACATCGAATCATTAAAGTGACAAATCAAAATATCACCAGGGACGTCCATCAGTACCTATTCTTGTCATGGCAATATCTTGAAGTGCCTTTCTACTCCCAGTCCTTTATAACTCTTCTGGAAAAACTTCAAAGTATTCCACTTAGCACTGAATCTCCGATTGTTGTTCACAGTAGTGCAGGAGTTGGCAGAACTGGAACTATCATTTTATGTGACATTTGTTTAAGAATGGCCGCTGAAGAAAACAGTGTTGATATTTTTGGAACACTTTATCAACTTAGAGACCAAAGACCAAATCTTGTTAAGAATGTGGAACAGTTTAAGTTGGCTCATTTGGTTATTCTGGACTATTTAGTTGGAAGAAGAACAGGAACGCCATGTAGCAAAattgagaaaacaaaaaactttctaaaaaGTGAAGAATTAAacacacaattaaattatttaaaaaatattgcttgGTGGGATGAAATGGCGCTTCACCACTTGCTGTCTGCTATTCCTG caaaaatatttaatcaatttataACAATTCAACAACCTGAGTGTAACATGGTaggaaaattttggaaattagtACACGAGAAAGAAATATTGCTGATTGTTTCTTTAAACAACAGTAAAATTTGGTCCTTCCAAGAAACAAACCTACTCAATCCAGTCGATTATTTGATGCTCAAATATATTAAAACTAAATCTTATAAATTCTACGATATTATAATTCTACATATGTACATTAGGGACATCAAG GAATACCGAGTGGTAGAAATCGTTTCTGTAAAAGAATGGCCTGCCAAAAAATTGTGTCCAAAAAACATCGTaaactttttatctttttgggaaaaaacatacgaaaagttcaaaaaatctaATCAAGTCCTTATAACATGCTT TGATGGAGTTGCGGCATGTGGTCTCTATATCGCCATGACGTTTGTTTTAGAAAAGATTAAGTTGGAACATATTTGTGACGTGTGTCAGGGTGTGCGAGTTGTAAGGTGTATAAATAGTGAATTTGTCACAAGTGAAAAACAATTGGCCTTTATGTATAAAGCTGCAATGATAtacgtaaataaatttcagCTTTATTCCAATTTCAAATAA
- the LOC103314197 gene encoding receptor-type tyrosine-protein phosphatase alpha isoform X7, whose translation MCSFNVFSRRKRKKPIIYPEIAEDYIPLREINIKGNLEIDSMKIEVSELENYIKESLKNGDLERQYLLIPQGHTKPCYCGALEANRHKNRYPDLFAYDHTRVVLRTTNDKKSDYINANYIDGYNMPRAYIATQGPKISTVDDFWRMIWQEIVQHIVMLANIYEQGKKKVEKYWPNPHEVLHYGKIKIQHFNIKVSTDFEHRIIKVTNQNITRDVHQYLFLSWQYLEVPFYSQSFITLLEKLQSIPLSTESPIVVHSSAGVGRTGTIILCDICLRMAAEENSVDIFGTLYQLRDQRPNLVKNVEQFKLAHLVILDYLVGRRTGTPCSKIEKTKNFLKSEELNTQLNYLKNIAWWDEMALHHLLSAIPAKIFNQFITIQQPECNMVGKFWKLVHEKEILLIVSLNNSKIWSFQETNLLNPVDYLMLKYIKTKSYKFYDIIILHMYIRDIKEYRVVEIVSVKEWPAKKLCPKNIVNFLSFWEKTYEKFKKSNQVLITCFDGVAACGLYIAMTFVLEKIKLEHICDVCQGVRVVRCINSEFVTSEKQLAFMYKAAMIYVNKFQLYSNFK comes from the exons ATGTGTTCATTCAATGTTTTTAGTAGAAGAAAGAGAAAAAAGCCGATAA tctATCCAGAAATTGCTGAAGATTATATTCCTCTAAgagaaataaatatcaaagGAAATTTAGAAATCGATTCTATGAAAATTGAAGTATCCGAACtagaaaattacattaaagaaTCATTAAAAAACGGTGACCTTGAACGTCAGTATCTG ttGATTCCTCAAGGTCACACCAAACCGTGCTATTGTGGAGCTTTGGAAGCTAATAGACATAAAAATCGATACCCGGACTTATTTGCAT atgACCATACAAGAGTAGTGCTACGGACAACTAACGACAAAAAGTCGGATTACATTAATGCCAATTATATCGAT ggTTACAACATGCCAAGAGCCTATATTGCTACTCAAGGACCTAAAATTTCCACAGTGGATGATTTTTGGAGAATGATATGGCAAGAAATCGTGCAACATATTGTTATGTTAGCCAACATTTACGAGCAAGGAAAG aaaaaagtagaaaagtACTGGCCTAACCCtcacgaagtactacattatggtaaaatcaaaatacaacattttaacattaaagttTCTACTGACTTCGAACATCGAATCATTAAAGTGACAAATCAAAATATCACCAGGGACGTCCATCAGTACCTATTCTTGTCATGGCAATATCTTGAAGTGCCTTTCTACTCCCAGTCCTTTATAACTCTTCTGGAAAAACTTCAAAGTATTCCACTTAGCACTGAATCTCCGATTGTTGTTCACAGTAGTGCAGGAGTTGGCAGAACTGGAACTATCATTTTATGTGACATTTGTTTAAGAATGGCCGCTGAAGAAAACAGTGTTGATATTTTTGGAACACTTTATCAACTTAGAGACCAAAGACCAAATCTTGTTAAGAATGTGGAACAGTTTAAGTTGGCTCATTTGGTTATTCTGGACTATTTAGTTGGAAGAAGAACAGGAACGCCATGTAGCAAAattgagaaaacaaaaaactttctaaaaaGTGAAGAATTAAacacacaattaaattatttaaaaaatattgcttgGTGGGATGAAATGGCGCTTCACCACTTGCTGTCTGCTATTCCTG caaaaatatttaatcaatttataACAATTCAACAACCTGAGTGTAACATGGTaggaaaattttggaaattagtACACGAGAAAGAAATATTGCTGATTGTTTCTTTAAACAACAGTAAAATTTGGTCCTTCCAAGAAACAAACCTACTCAATCCAGTCGATTATTTGATGCTCAAATATATTAAAACTAAATCTTATAAATTCTACGATATTATAATTCTACATATGTACATTAGGGACATCAAG GAATACCGAGTGGTAGAAATCGTTTCTGTAAAAGAATGGCCTGCCAAAAAATTGTGTCCAAAAAACATCGTaaactttttatctttttgggaaaaaacatacgaaaagttcaaaaaatctaATCAAGTCCTTATAACATGCTT TGATGGAGTTGCGGCATGTGGTCTCTATATCGCCATGACGTTTGTTTTAGAAAAGATTAAGTTGGAACATATTTGTGACGTGTGTCAGGGTGTGCGAGTTGTAAGGTGTATAAATAGTGAATTTGTCACAAGTGAAAAACAATTGGCCTTTATGTATAAAGCTGCAATGATAtacgtaaataaatttcagCTTTATTCCAATTTCAAATAA